GCCACCTGGTCCTGTGGCTGGTATTGCGAAACCCGTTACGGTCTCGTGGACGGTACCGCGACAATGCTCCGAAGTCGAGAAAATCCCGTGAGGGCCACCCGTCCGCTGTGGTCCGTACGACGAGTCCGGGATGGTCGGTTGTGCGACCGTTGGAACGACGGCCGATACGACCACCCGAGCGACGCGCCACTGTGTCAGACTCAGCGACCGTGCAGGATGGAGCGAGCACCCCGGCCCAGCCGCCCGCCGTCACCCTCGCCGACCGGGTACGCCTGGCCGCCACCACACGGAGCGGCCAACCTGCCCTCGTCTGGCCCGACGGCACGCTGAGTTGGGGTGAACTGGATCGGGCGGTGGACCGGGTCGCCGACGCACTCCGGAGCCGGACCGACGGGCCGAGCGCCGGACATCCGGCCCGGATCGCCATCGCGTTGGCCAACTCACCCGACTTCGCGGTCGCGTTCTTCGGCGTCCAGCGGGCCGGGCTGGTGGCCGTACCGGTCAATCCGGCGCTGACCGGGCCGGAACTGCGGCACATCCTGGCGGACTCGGGGTCGACGGTACTGATCTGTACCGAGCAGGTGGCGGCGACGATCGCCGCGATCGCCGCCGAACTGCCGGCGCTGGCCGAGGTGCACACCACACTGCCGACCACCCCGGACCCCGCGAGCGGGGCCGCGCGGGGGCCCGCCGACCGGCCGATCGGGCAGCCGGCGGGCGAAACCACGCGGGTGCCCGCCGACCGGCCGATCGGGCAGCCGGCGAGCGGGACCACGCGGGTGCCCGCCGAGCCGGCCGACCGGCCGATCGGGACGGACCCGGAGGCGGTGGCGGTGCTGCTGTACACCTCCGGCACCACCGGCAGGCCCAAGGGCGCGATGCTGTCCCACCGGGCCCTGCTGGCCAACCACGAGCAGATCGACCGGATCGAACCGTCGGTGGTGGGGCCGGACGACCGGGTGCTGCTCGCCCTTCCGCTGTTCCACGCGTACGGGTTGAACGCCGGGCTGGGCGCGGTGGCGTACCACGGGGCGTGTGGCGTGCTCGTCGACCGGTTCGACGCGGCGGGCGTACTGGAGGTGGTGGCGCGGCAGCGGGTCAGCGTGCTGGTCGGCGTACCGTCGATGTTCCTCGGTTGGGTTCTGCTGCCCGACGCCCCGGCGGCGGCCGGTGTGTCCGTCGGGTCGGCGCTGCGCACGGCCATGGCGTCGGTACGGGTCGCCATCTGCGGCGCGGCTCCGCTGGCCGTCGGCGGCGCGGCCCGGTTCGCCGAGGCGACCGGACGGCAGATCCAGGTCGGCTACGGGCTGACCGAGACCGCGCCGGTGCTGACCTCCACGTTGGCCGGTCCGGCGTCGAAGCCGGGCTCGATCGGCCGGCCGATTCCGGGCGTCGAGCTGCGGCTGGTCGGTCGCGACGGCGAGGTTCTCTGGCGGGACGGCTCCACCGCCGACCCCGAGGACGCCGGAGCCGACAATGGGGACAATGAGGACGATGGGGACGACCTCGACCTTGCCTTCTCCTCGCCCGGCACCGACCCGGGCGAGATCGTGGTACGCGGCGCCAACCTCTTCTCCGGCTACTGGCCGGACGGGCACGACGGCCCGGACACCGACGGCTGGTGGCGGACCGGCGACATCGCCTACGCCGACGTCGACTCCGACCTCTTCCTGGTCGACCGGCTCGGCGAGCTGATCCTGGTCAACGGGTTCAACGTGTACCCGCAGGAGGTCGAGCGGGTGCTGGGCAGCCATCCCGAGGTGGTCGAGTCGGCGGTGCTCGGCGTACCGCACCCGCTGGCCGGCGAGGCGGTCGTCGCGTACGTCGTCAGGGCGCCCGGCGCTGCGGTCTCGGCCGCCGACCTGTCCCGGCACTGCGCCGCCAGCCTGGCCAGGTTCAAGTGCCCGAGCAGGATAGAGTTCGTCGGGTCCCTGCCGCTCTCCGCGATCGGCCGGGTGCGCAGGTCGATACTTCGGGAGTCGGGGGGCAGTGGTGACGAGTGAGCCGAGGCTGACCCTGATCACCCGCCCCGGCTGCCATCTCTGCGAGGTGGCCAAGGAGGCCGTCGACCGGGTGGTGGCGGTCACCGGGGACCGGTGGACCGAGGTGGACGTCACCGGCGACCTCGACCTGGAGCGGGAGTACGGCGACCGGCTGCCGGTCGTACTGCTCGACGGCCGTGAGCACGGCTACTGGCGGGTCGAGGAGGACCGGCTGCTGCGGGACCTGACCGCCGTACGCGACTGAGCCGCCCCCGCCGCGTATCGTGCTCGGATGCGTGACCACCTGGTATGGGACTGGAACGGCACCCTGCTCAACGACCTGAGCCTGGTCGTCGCCTCCACCAACGTGGCGCTGGCCGGTGCCGGCGGGCCGGCGGTGACGGCGGAGGAGCACCGGACGCAGTTCCGCCGCCCGATCGCGGACTACTACGCCGAAGTGCTCGGCCGGGTGCTGGACGCCGAGGAGTTCGGCCGGCTCGACAAGATCTTCCACGACGCGTACCGGATCGGGCTGGCCAGTTGTGAGCTGGCGGCCGACGCCGTCACCGCGATCCGGTCCTGGCCCGGCTCCCAGTCGCTGCTGTCCATGTGGTTCCACGACGAGCTGGTCCCGACGGTCGACAGGTACGGCCTGACCACCATGTTCCGCCGGGTCGACGGGCTACGGGGCACGGTGGGTGGCGAACGGAAGGCGGAGCACCTGGCCCGGCACCTGACGGCGTTCGGTGTCGAGGGTCCGACGACGGTCCTGATCGGCGACTCGATCGACGACGCCGAGGCCGCCGACTCGGTGGGTGCCCGATGTGTCCTCTACACCGGCGGTTTCACCGATTCGGCCCGGCTGCGCGCCAGCGGCTGGCCGGTCGCCGACTCGCTCAGCGAAGCGGTCGAGCTGGCCGCGAAGCTGGACTGAGTCATGACCGGGCCGGCCGCGAAGTGGGGGCGGGACCGCCGGACGGGTCAGCCGCGCAGGTAGGCGAGCACCGCCAGCACCCGTCGGTGCTGTTCCTCGTCCGGCGGCAGTTGGAGCTTGGTGAAGATGTTCCGGACGTGCTTCTCCACGGCGCCGTCGCTGACCACCAGGGCCCGGGCGATGGCGGTGTTGGACCGGCCCTCGGCCATCAGCGAGAGCACCTCCCGCTCGCGCGGGGTCAGCTCGCGCAGCGGGTCGTCGCGGCGCCGCCGGACCAGCAGCTGGCCGACCACCTCGGGATCGAGCACCGTGCCCCCGGTGGCGACCCGGCGCAGCGCGTCGAGGAACTCGTCGATCGCCGCCACCCGGTCCTTGAGCAGGTAGCCGATGCCGCCGCCACCGGCGCCGCCGGGCTTGACCGTGGCGAGCAGGTCGTCGGCGTACGACACCTCGACGTACTGCGAGAGGACCAGGATCGGGGTCCGGGGCACCAGCCGCCGGGCCTCCACCGCAGCCCGCAGTCCCTCGTCGGTGTGCGACGGCGGCATCCGTACGTCCACGATCGAAACGTCCGGGCGATGGGCGACGATGGCCTCGACCAGTGTCGTACCGTCACCGACGGCTGCCACCACCTCGTGGCCGTGCTCGGTCAACAGGCGGACCAGGCCCTCCCGGAGGAGGACCGCGTCGTCGGCGATCACTACACGCATGCTGCTGTCTACCATCCCGCGAGCTTCCACGGGGCGGGGGTACGGCGTCGGGGTCACCTCAGCGGGGCCGCCGACGGGCGGGACGGTCTCGGGAACCGGCTGGCTCGGGCCGGTCAACTCGACCCAGCTCGCCAGCTCGGCCCGGTAGGTCAGCTCCGCGCGGTAGGTCGGCCTCAGCATGGCAGGTCGGCCCTGATCTCGGTCGGCCCACCGGTCGGGCTGAGCACACTGAGGGTGCCGTCGTTGGCGCGTACCCGGTCGGCGAGACCGGCCAGGCCGTGCCCCTTGGACAGGTGGGCACCGCCCTCGCCGTCGTCGATCACCACGATCCGCAGCGTCCGGTCGGCGCGGGTGACCGTCAGCCAGCACTCGGTGGCCCGGCTGTGCTTGGCGACGTTGGTGAGCGCCTCGGCCACCACGAAGTAGGCGGTGCTCTCCACCGCCGGGTCGGGCCGGCCGTCCCGGGTTCCGAGCTGCGGGTCGACGGTGAGGTCGATCGGGATCAGCCCACGGCCGGCGAGGGCAGCGAGGGCGCTGGGCAGCCCTCGGTCGACCAGGATCGGCGGCGCGATGCCCCGGGAGAGCGCGCGCAGTTCGGCGAGGGTGTCCCGGGTCTGGGTGAGGGCCTCGTCGAGGGTCTGCCGGGCCGCCTCGGGGTCGGTGGTGAGCTGCTGTTGGGCCCGGCTGAGGTCCATGGCGAGCCGGACCAGCCGCTGCTGCGGCCCGTCGTGGATGTCCCGCTCCAGCCGGCGCAGCGCGGTGGCCTCGGCCGAGACCGCGGCCCGCTTCTGCTCCTCCAGCACGGTGATCCGGTTGCGCATCTCCGCGACCCCGGTGAGCAGTGCCCGGCCGAACGAGGCCTGCATCATGGCGCAGCCCCGTACCACCACCGGCAGGGTGATCAGGAAGAACACCCCGAGCGCGG
The nucleotide sequence above comes from Plantactinospora soyae. Encoded proteins:
- a CDS encoding HAD family hydrolase, whose translation is MRDHLVWDWNGTLLNDLSLVVASTNVALAGAGGPAVTAEEHRTQFRRPIADYYAEVLGRVLDAEEFGRLDKIFHDAYRIGLASCELAADAVTAIRSWPGSQSLLSMWFHDELVPTVDRYGLTTMFRRVDGLRGTVGGERKAEHLARHLTAFGVEGPTTVLIGDSIDDAEAADSVGARCVLYTGGFTDSARLRASGWPVADSLSEAVELAAKLD
- a CDS encoding glutaredoxin family protein — protein: MTSEPRLTLITRPGCHLCEVAKEAVDRVVAVTGDRWTEVDVTGDLDLEREYGDRLPVVLLDGREHGYWRVEEDRLLRDLTAVRD
- a CDS encoding sensor histidine kinase, translating into MTTTATAVGAGAEPGTSRSVLRQLAIDSGYVLLGLPLALASFIVLIVGFALSTGMMVTVTGLPILAGTLYAARSFADIERLRMPAVLHQPRVRPNYRTIEPGASAWRRIFVPITDGQSWLDLAHGVLKLIIAIGTFAITVTWWAGAIGGSLYWAYDWTLPTGPNDEGLHELLGLGDTPVARIGLNTALGVFFLITLPVVVRGCAMMQASFGRALLTGVAEMRNRITVLEEQKRAAVSAEATALRRLERDIHDGPQQRLVRLAMDLSRAQQQLTTDPEAARQTLDEALTQTRDTLAELRALSRGIAPPILVDRGLPSALAALAGRGLIPIDLTVDPQLGTRDGRPDPAVESTAYFVVAEALTNVAKHSRATECWLTVTRADRTLRIVVIDDGEGGAHLSKGHGLAGLADRVRANDGTLSVLSPTGGPTEIRADLPC
- a CDS encoding AMP-binding protein — protein: MQDGASTPAQPPAVTLADRVRLAATTRSGQPALVWPDGTLSWGELDRAVDRVADALRSRTDGPSAGHPARIAIALANSPDFAVAFFGVQRAGLVAVPVNPALTGPELRHILADSGSTVLICTEQVAATIAAIAAELPALAEVHTTLPTTPDPASGAARGPADRPIGQPAGETTRVPADRPIGQPASGTTRVPAEPADRPIGTDPEAVAVLLYTSGTTGRPKGAMLSHRALLANHEQIDRIEPSVVGPDDRVLLALPLFHAYGLNAGLGAVAYHGACGVLVDRFDAAGVLEVVARQRVSVLVGVPSMFLGWVLLPDAPAAAGVSVGSALRTAMASVRVAICGAAPLAVGGAARFAEATGRQIQVGYGLTETAPVLTSTLAGPASKPGSIGRPIPGVELRLVGRDGEVLWRDGSTADPEDAGADNGDNEDDGDDLDLAFSSPGTDPGEIVVRGANLFSGYWPDGHDGPDTDGWWRTGDIAYADVDSDLFLVDRLGELILVNGFNVYPQEVERVLGSHPEVVESAVLGVPHPLAGEAVVAYVVRAPGAAVSAADLSRHCAASLARFKCPSRIEFVGSLPLSAIGRVRRSILRESGGSGDE
- a CDS encoding LuxR C-terminal-related transcriptional regulator, which produces MRVVIADDAVLLREGLVRLLTEHGHEVVAAVGDGTTLVEAIVAHRPDVSIVDVRMPPSHTDEGLRAAVEARRLVPRTPILVLSQYVEVSYADDLLATVKPGGAGGGGIGYLLKDRVAAIDEFLDALRRVATGGTVLDPEVVGQLLVRRRRDDPLRELTPREREVLSLMAEGRSNTAIARALVVSDGAVEKHVRNIFTKLQLPPDEEQHRRVLAVLAYLRG